A region from the Francisella orientalis FNO12 genome encodes:
- the adk gene encoding adenylate kinase: MRIILLGAPGAGKGTQAKIIEEKYNIAHISTGDMIRETIKSRSVIGQELKKVLDAGQLVSDEFIIKIVKDRISKDDCKNGFLLDGVPRTITQAEELDKLGVNINYIVEVDVKDSLLIERITGRRVHPASGRTYHTKFNPPKVEGKDDVTGEDLITRTDDNEDTVGERLSVYHAQTSKLINFYRNFSSTNTKTPKYIKIDGDQAVEKVSQDIFSQLK; this comes from the coding sequence ATGCGTATAATACTTTTAGGTGCTCCCGGAGCTGGCAAAGGAACTCAAGCAAAGATAATCGAAGAAAAATATAACATTGCTCATATATCAACTGGTGACATGATCAGAGAAACTATCAAATCCAGAAGTGTAATAGGTCAAGAGTTAAAGAAAGTGCTAGATGCTGGACAATTAGTTTCAGATGAATTTATAATCAAAATTGTTAAAGATAGAATATCTAAAGATGATTGTAAAAATGGATTTCTACTAGATGGCGTACCTAGAACAATAACTCAAGCAGAAGAATTAGATAAATTGGGGGTGAATATCAACTATATTGTTGAAGTAGATGTTAAAGATAGTCTTCTAATCGAAAGAATAACAGGTAGAAGAGTTCATCCTGCATCTGGTAGAACATATCATACTAAATTTAATCCTCCTAAAGTCGAAGGTAAAGATGATGTTACTGGAGAGGATTTAATAACTCGTACCGATGATAACGAAGATACTGTTGGAGAGAGACTTTCAGTCTACCATGCTCAAACTTCTAAACTAATTAATTTTTATAGAAACTTCTCATCTACAAATACAAAGACACCAAAATATATAAAAATAGATGGTGATCAAGCCGTAGAAAAAGTATCTCAAGACATTTTTAGTCAACTTAAATAA
- a CDS encoding FAD-binding and (Fe-S)-binding domain-containing protein → MLNEFKSQLRGFLKSKQIVENELLRYAYSTDASLYRMVPKLVLIVKKEQEVIQIIKLANHHNIKLTFRAAGTSLSGQAVTDEVLVVLASDAWLDYQIIDDGQKIKLEPSIIGENANKYLKIYNRKIGPDPGSINSAKIGGIIANNASGMCCCIAKNSYAVLDSMRIVFANGQILDTSDFSSIKNFKDNNQDIINSILSIHNQIKNDVELVDFLKKKFSIKNTSGYSLNAFLDFDDPIKIIERLIIGSEGTLGFVSNVILNTVADHRFKALNLIYGSLDELVKLTTQLEPYAPSSVELLDNLSLKSVAYVAELQPFLINLENADIAAIIVEVSEDDQDKLDSKLEIINQSIEQTNIVHQVGFRQDEREIQTIWKARKGVLPTIAGQRPNGSSVLIEDIAVNIANLPSLITDVKQLFIKYNYTNAAIFGHVLAGNIHFVLTPDFNDERQLIEYDQFMQDITSLVAEKYNGSLKAEHGSGRNISPFAIVEWGDKCLNIMWCIKKLFDPKNILNPDVKLTKDKSLHIKNLKELNSVDEKIDKCMECGFCEPVCPSRNLSLTPRQRNTVIRKIQTLDGNQKQQWLKDYDYYGIQTCATTSLCKTRCPVDIDTGDFILGQKKLQNKLVNHDKEINKAKQKVMLGNLAGNLIGKKNLQNMTKLLHNNFKSIPVYLETMPKVQSASFINSLKDKLKPKVLLVPACPNRIFASNKRYLKYPSQLILEKLGFEVNYPQKVKSQCCGQMYNSQANNIQQHTSEELLRQSVDYAQYDYIVTDNSSCANFAEGRNLNIVNINNLIIYKLDNLKLTRKFNKIALHIDCSTRKQNMDNKYLEVLKRCSTSVIVPEQIYCCGFAGDKGFTTPELNASSLESLKSQVKGCEIGVSFNRNCQIGLSYHGQLEYISFTELLLECLN, encoded by the coding sequence ATGTTAAATGAATTTAAATCTCAGCTAAGAGGCTTTTTAAAAAGTAAACAAATTGTTGAGAACGAGCTGCTTCGTTATGCATACTCTACAGATGCTAGTTTATACAGAATGGTACCTAAATTAGTGCTTATTGTAAAAAAAGAGCAAGAAGTAATACAGATCATTAAATTAGCTAATCATCATAATATTAAGCTAACGTTTAGAGCTGCTGGAACTAGTCTCTCTGGTCAAGCAGTTACTGATGAAGTGCTTGTAGTTTTAGCATCTGATGCATGGTTAGATTATCAAATTATTGATGATGGTCAAAAGATTAAGCTTGAGCCTAGCATAATAGGAGAGAATGCTAATAAATATCTTAAAATCTATAATCGCAAAATTGGTCCTGATCCTGGTTCAATTAATAGTGCTAAGATAGGTGGTATTATCGCAAATAATGCTAGTGGAATGTGTTGTTGTATAGCCAAAAACTCTTATGCAGTTTTAGATTCAATGAGAATCGTATTTGCAAATGGTCAGATATTAGATACATCTGACTTTAGTAGTATCAAAAACTTTAAAGATAATAATCAAGATATTATAAATTCAATATTATCAATTCATAATCAAATCAAAAATGATGTGGAGCTTGTTGATTTTCTTAAAAAGAAATTTTCAATAAAAAATACTAGTGGCTATAGCCTGAATGCCTTTTTAGATTTTGATGATCCCATAAAAATAATAGAAAGGTTGATTATTGGTTCAGAAGGTACCTTAGGTTTTGTGAGTAATGTGATATTAAATACAGTTGCTGATCATAGATTTAAAGCCTTGAACTTGATATATGGAAGTCTTGATGAACTAGTAAAACTTACTACACAGTTAGAACCTTATGCACCATCATCTGTTGAGTTACTTGATAATTTATCATTAAAGTCAGTAGCATATGTAGCAGAGTTACAGCCCTTTTTGATAAATCTTGAGAATGCTGATATTGCTGCAATTATAGTTGAAGTATCTGAAGATGATCAAGATAAATTAGATAGTAAGCTTGAGATAATAAATCAAAGTATTGAGCAGACAAATATAGTTCATCAAGTAGGTTTTAGGCAAGACGAACGAGAGATTCAAACTATATGGAAAGCACGAAAGGGCGTTCTACCTACAATTGCTGGACAAAGACCAAATGGTAGTAGTGTATTGATTGAGGATATAGCTGTAAACATAGCGAACCTGCCTAGTTTAATAACAGATGTTAAACAATTATTTATTAAATATAATTATACTAATGCGGCAATTTTTGGACATGTTTTAGCTGGCAATATACATTTTGTGCTTACTCCAGATTTTAATGATGAAAGGCAGTTGATTGAATATGATCAATTTATGCAAGATATTACTTCATTAGTGGCAGAAAAATATAATGGGTCATTAAAGGCAGAGCATGGCAGCGGTCGAAATATCTCACCATTTGCTATAGTGGAATGGGGTGATAAATGTTTAAATATTATGTGGTGTATCAAAAAGCTTTTTGACCCCAAAAATATTCTTAATCCAGATGTTAAACTTACCAAGGACAAGAGCTTACATATTAAGAATCTTAAAGAGTTAAATAGTGTTGATGAAAAAATCGATAAGTGTATGGAGTGTGGTTTTTGTGAGCCCGTTTGTCCATCAAGAAACTTAAGTTTAACTCCAAGACAAAGAAATACAGTTATACGTAAGATTCAAACTCTCGATGGTAACCAAAAACAGCAGTGGCTCAAAGACTATGACTACTATGGTATACAAACATGTGCTACCACAAGCTTGTGCAAAACACGTTGTCCGGTCGATATTGATACAGGTGATTTTATTCTTGGTCAGAAAAAATTACAAAATAAGCTAGTTAACCATGACAAAGAAATAAATAAAGCTAAACAAAAAGTTATGTTGGGAAATTTAGCTGGCAATCTAATTGGAAAGAAAAATCTTCAGAATATGACTAAGTTATTACATAATAACTTTAAATCTATTCCCGTATATTTAGAAACTATGCCAAAAGTCCAATCAGCAAGTTTCATAAACTCTCTTAAAGACAAGTTAAAACCGAAAGTACTGTTAGTGCCAGCTTGTCCCAATAGGATTTTTGCTAGTAATAAAAGATATTTGAAATATCCAAGTCAATTGATACTAGAAAAGCTAGGTTTTGAAGTCAATTATCCTCAGAAGGTTAAGAGTCAGTGTTGTGGTCAAATGTATAATTCACAAGCGAATAATATCCAACAACATACTTCTGAAGAGTTATTAAGACAGAGTGTAGATTATGCTCAATATGATTATATTGTGACTGATAATAGCTCTTGTGCTAATTTTGCTGAAGGTCGAAATTTAAATATTGTAAATATTAATAATCTGATTATATATAAGCTAGATAATCTTAAATTAACTCGAAAGTTTAATAAAATAGCTTTGCATATTGATTGTTCTACTCGTAAGCAGAATATGGATAATAAATATTTAGAAGTTTTGAAAAGATGTAGTACTTCTGTAATTGTTCCTGAGCAAATCTACTGTTGTGGATTTGCAGGAGATAAAGGATTTACAACCCCGGAGTTAAATGCTTCAAGTTTAGAGTCTCTTAAGTCACAAGTTAAGGGTTGTGAAATTGGAGTTAGCTTTAACCGTAACTGCCAAATAGGTTTGTCATATCATGGGCAGTTGGAGTATATATCTTTTACAGAATTATTATTAGAATGTTTGAATTAG